The following coding sequences lie in one Cyanobacterium sp. Dongsha4 genomic window:
- a CDS encoding dihydrodipicolinate synthase family protein, which produces MNNIEKLRHRIKGPVFSIITPFLPKNDEIDYEALKKYINYIHQGGARIFYVMGYNSRFSELSWDEIKQLNQFVTDNVKELDSNNIVIVADPLHCSTKVSIEFAQHAQSIGADIISIICREKYYFDDQIYNHYNSIADKIDIGILVHEMPFLNGLGGSPINYPLSLLDRLADIPNIIAVKEDAKDDDYSRQVIDTIKDRVAIVISGGGKRQWLRFAEKGCQAWLNGIGVFEPRFATNFWRCYQQGRKDKCQEIIDKIEIPFFEHGVQRFGWHLTIKATLEHLGLMSRYERLPLQALPEKEYLQVAELIDSLPIQEVIENTN; this is translated from the coding sequence ATGAATAATATAGAGAAACTTCGTCATCGTATCAAAGGTCCAGTATTTTCTATTATTACCCCTTTTCTACCTAAAAATGATGAAATTGATTATGAAGCATTGAAAAAATATATTAATTATATCCATCAAGGTGGGGCAAGAATATTTTATGTCATGGGGTACAACAGTCGTTTTAGTGAATTGTCTTGGGATGAAATCAAACAACTCAATCAATTTGTTACCGACAATGTTAAAGAATTAGACTCTAACAATATCGTGATTGTAGCCGATCCTTTGCACTGTTCCACTAAAGTTAGTATTGAATTTGCACAACACGCCCAAAGTATTGGTGCTGATATAATTTCCATTATTTGCCGAGAAAAATACTATTTTGACGATCAAATTTATAATCATTACAATTCCATTGCAGATAAAATTGATATAGGCATTTTGGTGCATGAAATGCCTTTTCTCAATGGTTTGGGAGGTTCTCCGATTAATTATCCATTGTCTTTACTTGATCGTCTAGCTGATATTCCTAATATTATTGCAGTCAAAGAAGATGCTAAAGATGATGACTATTCTCGTCAAGTAATAGATACGATCAAAGATAGAGTTGCCATCGTCATTTCAGGGGGTGGCAAAAGACAATGGCTACGTTTTGCAGAAAAAGGGTGTCAGGCTTGGTTAAATGGGATTGGTGTGTTTGAACCTCGTTTCGCCACTAATTTTTGGAGATGTTATCAACAAGGAAGAAAAGATAAATGCCAAGAAATTATTGATAAGATAGAGATTCCCTTTTTTGAACATGGTGTACAACGTTTTGGTTGGCATCTTACCATCAAAGCAACCTTAGAACATTTAGGCTTAATGTCTCGTTATGAAAGACTACCATTACAGGCACTACCAGAAAAAGAATATTTACAAGTCGCTGAGTTGATAGATAGTTTACCGATTCAAGAAGTAATAGAAAATACCAATTAA
- a CDS encoding acylneuraminate cytidylyltransferase family protein, producing the protein MINKKQIKSLAIIPARGGSKRLPKKNIQLLNNKPLVSYTIEAAIKSNCFDEILLSSDDSEILALADDYNEISPHKRPERLSGDKIKVLELVCEIAENQEYQQKYDVIALLLPTAPFRQARDIQAGFENLTSEIDSVVSITPYEFPPQLSVTLEEDNFIKPVFEPCPLMTGNTRSQDQTPIYRPNGGFYISWWKSFLVNRNYWRGKVKGHVMSRIASIDIDTQDDLDYAQFLLDNGKINIK; encoded by the coding sequence ATGATTAATAAAAAACAAATTAAATCTCTAGCAATCATTCCCGCCCGTGGAGGTTCAAAAAGGCTACCGAAAAAAAATATTCAGTTACTCAACAACAAACCTCTTGTGAGTTATACGATCGAGGCCGCTATAAAAAGTAATTGTTTTGACGAGATATTACTTTCATCTGATGATTCCGAGATTTTAGCCCTAGCTGATGATTATAATGAAATTAGTCCTCATAAAAGACCAGAGCGGCTTTCAGGAGACAAAATAAAAGTTTTAGAGTTGGTATGTGAAATAGCAGAAAACCAAGAATATCAACAAAAATATGATGTGATTGCTTTACTTTTACCAACCGCACCCTTTCGTCAAGCAAGGGATATTCAAGCAGGATTTGAGAATTTAACCTCAGAAATTGATTCGGTAGTAAGTATTACACCTTATGAATTTCCACCACAATTAAGTGTCACATTAGAAGAAGATAACTTTATTAAACCAGTATTTGAACCTTGTCCATTAATGACAGGAAATACACGCTCTCAAGATCAAACTCCAATTTATCGCCCCAATGGTGGATTTTATATATCTTGGTGGAAATCATTTTTAGTCAATCGTAACTATTGGAGAGGAAAAGTTAAAGGTCATGTAATGTCAAGAATTGCATCCATAGACATAGATACACAAGATGATTTAGATTATGCTCAATTTTTGTTGGATAATGGGAAAATTAACATTAAATAG
- a CDS encoding ISAs1 family transposase: MISEKSYLWKHFENIEDPRTSYLIEHKLVDIVALTILAVICGADSWVEIEEYGKSKQSWLERFLELPNGIPSHDTIARLFARLCPKQLQSAFLDWINHVAQITQGEIIAIDGKTLRSSYDWSQNKSAIHMVSAWASNNNLVLGQLKVEDKSNEITAIPKLLAVLELNGCIVTIDAMGCQKNIAKNIIEKGGDYILSLKGNQGNLFEDVKQLFDWTLKNNYQEIIKEKYETIEKNHGRIEKRRYWLINSGTDFIDREKWVGLKTIGIVESERKLLGQKATLERRYYLTSLDQGVEKFAQGIRSHWGIENKLHWCLDVEFREDESRIRKGQGSENMAVIRHIALNLLNKEKSCSRGKKAKRLKAGWDNDYLLKILSA, encoded by the coding sequence GTGATTTCTGAGAAATCATACCTGTGGAAACATTTTGAAAATATTGAAGACCCACGAACCAGTTACTTAATTGAACATAAATTAGTTGACATTGTAGCATTAACAATTCTGGCAGTAATTTGTGGTGCCGACTCTTGGGTAGAAATTGAAGAATATGGTAAAAGTAAACAATCTTGGCTCGAAAGGTTTCTTGAACTGCCCAATGGTATTCCTTCTCATGATACTATCGCTCGTTTATTTGCTCGTCTATGTCCAAAGCAATTGCAATCAGCTTTCCTAGATTGGATTAATCACGTTGCTCAAATAACGCAAGGAGAAATAATAGCCATTGATGGTAAAACATTACGGAGTTCTTATGATTGGAGTCAAAATAAAAGTGCCATTCACATGGTAAGTGCTTGGGCTAGTAATAATAACTTGGTTTTGGGGCAGTTAAAAGTGGAAGATAAATCCAATGAAATTACGGCAATTCCCAAGTTATTGGCAGTTTTAGAACTTAATGGTTGTATTGTGACCATTGATGCCATGGGGTGTCAAAAGAATATAGCCAAAAATATTATAGAGAAAGGTGGAGACTATATTCTGAGCCTCAAAGGTAATCAAGGTAATTTATTTGAGGATGTCAAACAATTATTTGATTGGACATTAAAAAATAACTATCAAGAAATTATCAAAGAAAAATATGAAACGATAGAAAAGAATCATGGTCGAATAGAAAAACGCCGTTATTGGCTAATAAATTCGGGTACAGATTTTATAGACAGGGAAAAATGGGTGGGATTAAAAACGATCGGAATAGTAGAATCAGAGAGAAAACTATTAGGACAAAAAGCCACATTGGAAAGAAGGTACTACTTAACCAGTTTAGACCAAGGAGTAGAAAAGTTCGCCCAAGGAATCAGGAGTCATTGGGGAATAGAGAATAAATTACATTGGTGCTTAGATGTAGAGTTTAGAGAGGATGAGAGTCGAATCAGAAAAGGTCAGGGTAGTGAAAACATGGCAGTTATTAGACATATTGCTTTAAATTTGTTGAATAAGGAAAAGAGTTGCTCTCGAGGTAAAAAGGCAAAACGACTTAAGGCTGGATGGGATAACGATTATTTACTTAAGATTTTGTCTGCTTGA
- a CDS encoding TylF/MycF/NovP-related O-methyltransferase, with the protein MIELPDFSKSFEYENNFYLSCNINRISKIIAHWELYKMVSDLPGAIVECGVFKGSSLTRFAAFRDLTGNSYSKKIIAFDTFDQFPETDFADDQLIREKFINSAGSDSISKQQLQQVLQHKKTDQFIELVEGDITQTVPEYVKNHPELKISLLNLDTDIYEPAKVILECLYPKLVQGGILIIDDYGVFPGETKAVDEFFANEDVEIKKFPFCMTPCYIIK; encoded by the coding sequence ATGATTGAATTGCCAGATTTTTCTAAAAGTTTTGAATATGAAAATAATTTTTATTTGTCCTGTAATATTAACAGAATAAGTAAAATAATTGCCCATTGGGAATTATATAAAATGGTTTCTGATTTACCCGGTGCGATCGTCGAATGTGGAGTTTTTAAAGGTTCATCGCTAACTCGTTTTGCAGCATTCCGAGATTTAACAGGTAATTCCTACTCAAAAAAAATCATTGCTTTTGATACCTTTGATCAATTTCCTGAAACTGATTTTGCTGATGATCAATTGATTAGAGAAAAATTTATTAATTCAGCAGGTAGTGATAGTATATCCAAACAACAACTGCAACAAGTACTTCAGCATAAAAAAACCGATCAATTTATTGAATTAGTAGAAGGGGATATTACACAAACAGTTCCTGAATATGTCAAAAATCATCCTGAATTAAAAATATCATTGTTAAATTTAGATACAGACATTTATGAACCAGCAAAAGTTATTTTAGAATGTCTTTATCCAAAATTAGTTCAAGGAGGAATTTTGATTATTGATGACTATGGAGTATTTCCAGGAGAAACAAAAGCCGTAGATGAGTTTTTTGCAAATGAAGATGTGGAAATAAAGAAATTTCCTTTCTGTATGACTCCTTGTTACATCATTAAATAG
- a CDS encoding N-acetylneuraminate synthase family protein, translating into MYIEKELSQYIIYQEESILNALQKIEVHKGRIIFVLDENHRLQGLLTNGDILRWLMNQTNVNLEQPVKQVINRKFLYATVGDEPEKIKLLLDKVLYIPLIDKNKRLVAVARHRHDGEGMRIDNFHIHEKSSTFIIAEIGINHNGNFGLAKQLVDSAIASGANCAKFQMRNIASLYQNAGNANDAKENLGSQYTLDLLSRFQLTDQQMLEIFDYCQEKGILPLCTPWDLKSLEILEKYGMKAYKVASADLTNHQLLSEIAKTGKPLICSTGMSTEQEIKESVKLLQDLGTQYILLHCNSTYPAPFKDINLNYLDHLKQIGQCLVGYSGHERGFFVPIAAVAKGAKVIEKHITLDRNMEGNDHKVSLLPSEFKTMIEAIQQIEEALGNSSERRISQGEMMNRVTLAKSLVINCSLKQGEIIKPEMIEIKSPGRGLQPNRRQDLIGQIAKRNFQAGDYFYPSDLVEQAIKPRQYKFKRPWGLPVRYHDYQKILDKSNPDFLEFHLSYKDLEEPIDKYFKQKLNLQLIVHSPELFFGDHTLDLCSLDENYRQRSIFELQRVIDITNELKLFFSHSSKPLIVTNVGGFTLDSHLPSFELDKLQDKLLDSLSKVDTNGVEIIPQTMPPFPWHFGGQRHHNIFVDAQQISEFCQKFHYRICLDISHSKLACNTKKWSFKEFIKQVAPYTAHIHIADAQDEDGEGLQIGQGDIDFSALASDLEEFAPHASFIPEIWQGHENEGEGFWTALEKLEGLL; encoded by the coding sequence ATGTATATAGAAAAAGAACTATCTCAATATATTATTTACCAAGAGGAGAGTATTCTAAATGCTTTACAAAAAATCGAAGTTCATAAAGGTAGAATAATATTTGTGCTAGACGAAAATCACCGATTGCAAGGATTGCTAACAAACGGGGATATATTGAGATGGTTGATGAATCAAACGAATGTTAATTTAGAACAACCTGTAAAACAGGTAATAAATAGAAAATTTCTGTATGCCACAGTAGGAGATGAACCAGAAAAAATCAAACTGCTATTAGACAAAGTTCTTTATATTCCTCTTATTGATAAGAATAAAAGATTAGTTGCCGTTGCCCGTCATCGCCATGATGGAGAGGGTATGCGTATTGACAATTTCCATATTCATGAAAAATCTTCTACCTTTATTATCGCTGAGATCGGGATTAATCACAATGGCAATTTTGGACTAGCTAAACAATTAGTTGATTCCGCTATTGCATCTGGTGCGAACTGTGCCAAGTTCCAAATGCGAAATATAGCTAGTTTATATCAAAATGCGGGTAACGCCAATGATGCCAAGGAAAACCTAGGTTCTCAATATACTCTTGATCTACTTTCTAGGTTTCAACTTACAGATCAGCAAATGTTGGAAATCTTTGATTATTGTCAAGAAAAAGGTATTTTGCCACTTTGTACTCCTTGGGATCTAAAAAGTTTAGAAATACTAGAAAAATACGGAATGAAGGCTTATAAAGTAGCTTCAGCCGATTTAACAAACCATCAACTTCTATCAGAAATAGCCAAAACAGGAAAACCGTTGATTTGTTCTACAGGAATGTCCACAGAACAAGAGATAAAAGAATCAGTCAAATTACTACAAGATTTAGGTACTCAGTATATTTTGCTACATTGTAATTCTACCTACCCTGCCCCTTTCAAAGACATTAATCTTAACTACTTAGATCATCTCAAACAAATTGGACAATGTTTGGTGGGATATTCTGGTCATGAAAGGGGGTTTTTCGTCCCCATTGCCGCCGTAGCTAAAGGAGCAAAAGTTATCGAAAAACATATCACTCTTGACCGCAATATGGAAGGGAATGACCATAAAGTTAGTTTATTACCAAGCGAATTTAAGACCATGATAGAAGCTATTCAACAAATAGAAGAAGCTCTTGGAAACAGTAGTGAAAGAAGAATTAGTCAAGGGGAGATGATGAATAGAGTAACTCTTGCAAAAAGTCTTGTTATTAACTGTTCTTTAAAACAAGGAGAAATAATCAAACCAGAAATGATCGAAATTAAAAGCCCCGGTAGAGGTTTACAACCTAATCGTCGTCAAGATTTAATCGGTCAAATTGCTAAAAGAAATTTTCAAGCAGGAGATTATTTTTATCCCAGTGATTTAGTAGAACAAGCAATAAAACCTCGTCAATATAAATTCAAACGTCCTTGGGGTTTACCTGTGCGTTATCATGATTATCAAAAAATATTAGATAAATCCAACCCTGATTTTCTTGAGTTTCACTTAAGTTATAAAGATTTGGAAGAACCAATTGATAAGTATTTTAAGCAAAAGCTAAACTTACAATTGATTGTACACAGCCCTGAGCTGTTTTTTGGAGATCATACTCTTGATTTATGTTCTTTAGATGAAAATTATCGCCAACGATCCATTTTTGAGTTACAACGAGTTATAGACATCACTAATGAACTGAAATTATTTTTCAGTCATTCATCAAAACCTTTGATCGTTACTAATGTGGGTGGTTTTACTCTTGATTCCCATTTACCCTCATTTGAGTTGGATAAACTACAAGATAAATTATTAGATAGTCTGTCAAAGGTTGATACTAATGGAGTAGAAATAATACCTCAAACAATGCCCCCTTTTCCTTGGCACTTTGGGGGACAAAGGCATCATAATATATTTGTAGATGCTCAGCAAATCAGTGAATTTTGCCAAAAGTTTCACTATAGAATTTGTTTAGATATTTCTCATTCTAAATTAGCTTGTAATACCAAGAAATGGTCATTTAAAGAATTTATCAAACAAGTTGCCCCTTATACTGCTCACATTCATATTGCTGATGCACAAGATGAAGATGGAGAAGGTTTACAAATAGGACAAGGAGATATAGACTTCTCAGCTTTAGCCTCTGATTTGGAGGAATTTGCCCCCCATGCTTCCTTTATCCCTGAAATATGGCAAGGGCATGAAAATGAAGGAGAAGGTTTTTGGACTGCCCTAGAAAAATTAGAGGGGCTTTTATAA